CAATCTCTTATTGCAAACAAGCTGTTTCCGTTATTGGGGGCAAGGCGCTTGGACTGATTACGCCCGTGAGATTTATCAACGTGGGAAGAGTTATATTAATTCGTAATTTGTAATTCGCAATTACGAAGTTATACAGAATACTCTTGTGGGGTGGGCATCTTGCTGCCCTTATTATGCAAATTGAATGGGTAACAGCTTAATACTCATTCTATAATAATTTATTATTACTTGTTGCCAACAAAACACAGCCCTGAATCATGACCGAATCCAATAATAGTAATGGAATAATTGAAAACTTCGTCAACATATTGATGGGTGTAAAAACTGGAAATAAACAGACTTCAGTTACATCAATAGGTAATACACAAGAACTAGATATCAAAGCAGTTTTAGTGTATAAATTAGGAACTATTACCCAAATAGGGGCTATGGTTCTGGCGTTGCTGGGAATGGAAAAATTAGTAATGTGGATTGATCACAATTCTTCTATGCCCAATTGGTTTAGCACTTTATTGACTGTATTATTTTTTGGTTTATTAAGTTTGCGTTCACGACTTTTTTCTCCTTTAGATAATACCCGTTCTCGTCAGACCTATGACCAAGTAATTAGACCTAGATGGTCACCTCCACCATTAGTATTTCCTATAGTTTGGATGATGATTGCCGTTTTACGGGTAATTTCTTCTGTCTTAGTTTGGCAGCAAATGAATCACCAGTTTTTGGTTCTACCTTTCATTTTGTTTGTAGTACATCTGGCTTTAGGGGATACTTGGAACACCATTTTTACTGTAGAACGACGATTAGGTGCTGCTGTTCCTGTAGTTATTTTAGGCCCTTGGTTGTCTGCCATAGTAGTGACAGCAATTTATTGGCAAACTATTGCGATCGCCGGAATAACTTTATCATTTTCTTGTGTGTGGCTAACTGTAGCGGCTGTATTAGTATTGAGAATTTGGCAGCTAAATGGCTCTGAGCCATTGTATCCTTTAAAACTAACATTAGAAACCAAAGAGCTTGAACATAGATGACAGAATGATAAAACGCCAAGTCAATACTATAGCAGCACTAGCCAAACCAATAGCTAATGTCTAATACTGCTATAGTTTTTGATTTTGTTATGAAATTAGTAGTCAGCCTTTAACTAACATTTATCTGTGTACCAATTGCTGGGCGATTAAAAGATTCCCAGGCATTACCACCCCTAAGAAATACTTCCATCCAGCACGTATGTTCACCTTGTGAATTCATCCAACCACTGCTTCCAGGAGCAAAAGCTAACTGGCCAGTTTTTACTGCAAAACTCCCATCACTTTTGATTGCTTTGTGTTGGTTTTCACCAATTTGCACTAATACAGTATCACTTTGATGTGTCTTGCTTTCCTCATACTTAATAGTAGTTTTTAAATTACCGTAGCCATCAATATAGGCTATACAGTTGGGTGGCACATCAGGTATCTCAGAGCGCGGAATTTCCTCATCTAAAGCATCAGGTAAACCTAAAGCGATCGCACCTGCCGCCTCTGGAAACAAATCACGAGAGCGGAACTGTGAACCCTCTGCGGCAACAGCAGCCCACCGCAATTCTACAGCCAAATCACGTACGAACGAGAAAGTATAACCTGCATTGACACCAATGATACGCACACCCGTAAGCAAGCGGGCAAAAGCCAGACGTTCACCAGCATTTCCAGGGCGTGCCTGTTCATCATCCTCACGGGGTGCAATATTATGATAAATAATTGTCCCGGCTGGAGCTTGATTCAAACCTAACTGTGCGATACAGAAGCTGGCTGCTAGGGTGGCAAAAGCCGGCACGGGTGTCAGTATTGGTTCGGCATCCGGTAGATGAAGCTTAATACGCTGTACCACCTCTGCAAAAGCAAGGTCGCCAAACCCATAATCAGCAATAATATGAACTAGCATAAAGCCCTGTCCTTACTGACACCGTGGACTACTAACATTGGAGTTAAAAGTCAGATACAATTAATGCTTTTAATATCCAAAGTAAAGATGACTTAATTCTTTTTGTGAAACATCACTCTGAGGTTGTAATTTACACATTCATGAAATGTGTTGATGCTGACTTTGAGTTGGGCGATCGCTAGTTTTGTCTCATGGTACTAAGTCCAAGCCCGACAATATTTAGCTAATAATCTTTCAAACTTAAATTCACCTAAAATAGTATTGTTGAGAAAATTGATTATTCCTACTTATTTTGCACCAAGATTCTGGATTAGTTCGCTACTTTTTTAAACTTGCATCTGTAAATGTAATTTCAAATTTAATGGTTCCGTTAGCTGGACTATTAGATGTGATGTTTTTAGGTCATTTAACCCAAATTCGCCATTTAGCAGGTGTGGCACTAGCAACGATTCTATTCAATTACATTTACTGGACATTTGGTTTCTTGCGCATGGGTACAACTGGAATGGTTGCACAGGCAATAGGACGTAAAGATTACCAATCAGTTTTGTTGATTGGTTTACGACATGGAATCTTAGCATTGATATTAGGATTGGTTATTCTAGTGTTGCAGCAACCCTTACAAATTTTGGGATTTGCTATCTTGAATGCAACCCCTGAAGTTAAAGAATCAGGAATTAATTTCTATAATGCTTTAGTCTGGGGTGCGCCTGCCACGTTGATTAACTTTGTGTTGATTGGTTGGTTTTTAGGGCAAGCCAAAAGTAGTAAAATATTGTTGCTTTCAGCCGTTGGTAATTGTGCAAATGTATTACTTGATTATTTATTTATTGTTCAATGGGGATGGGAAAGTAGAGGAGCAGGTTTAGCAACAGCTATTAGTCAGTATTTGATGCTCATGGTGGGTGCTGTGCTATGTTCTCAAGAAATTTCATTTAAACAGTTATCTACTTTGACTGGAAAACTGTTTGAGCTATCGGCTTTTAAGTCGGCTTTAAGACTTAATGGGGAAATTATTATTCGGACTTTTGTTTTAATCTCGACAATGGCAATGTTTACTAACTTCAGTTCAATGTTAGGAACGCAAATTTTGGCAGCTAATACTGTACTAATGCAAGTAGTGGGATTAGCAGCATATTTTATTGATGGCTTGGCATTTGCTACTGAAAGTTTGGCAGGAATTTATCAAAGTAATGCAAATAGTAATAGTTTGAAACAACTATTAAAAATTTCTTTAATTGGCAGTTTAATTATAGGGATAACTGTTGCTGTTGTCTTTATTTTAGCTCCAACATCACTATTAAAATTACTGACTAGCCATACAGAAGTTATTATTAATTTGCGTTCTTATATTCCTTGGTTACTACCCGTTTTAGGATTTGGTGCGATCGCTTATGCACTAGACGGTTATTTTTTAGGCTTGACTCAGGGTCGTATCCTACGAGAATCTATGCTCATCGCCACAACCATTGGTTTTATTCCATCTGCAATGACAGCTTGGTATTTCCACAATAGTCATCTACTATGGTTATCAATGGCTCTATTTATGGCAGCAAGAGCAATAACTTTAGCACTACACTTACCAGCAACATTAAATAAGTAATATCAAGTACGGATAATTCACTCGGTTGAATTATTTACGGAGAATCAAGACTAGTGTCAAGGTCAGTACCCTCATTACGACCATGATCACTGGCGGTATCGTAGTCATCGCTGGCTTGTTGGAGTTCTGCCAATGCAGCGTTAAACGTTGCTTCAGCTTCAGCTTCAGATTTACCAATAAGGGATTTAGCAACATCCTTAAGTTTATCCTGTGCTAATTTAACGTGTTTTTCCTCATGAGCTTTGAGGACTTTCAAGGCACGTTCCCACTCTGCTTTAGCAGCTTTAGGAAGTTTTGCAGCATTTGGCCAAGTAGGCATGGTGACAGTAATTGTTACATCCACTGTTGCATCTGTAACATTGCCATTTTCGTCAGTTTTGACACTGTACTTAGGTTTCCATGTTGTTTCTCCAGCTTCTTCGCGTTGGCTAATTTGGTCAGCAGCTTCCTGCAAAGTTTTTGCGGTAATTGTATAAGTTTTATTTTCCCGTTTGAAATTAGTCTGAGTTTTTGGTTTAGCAGTATTTTTCTTACTTTGTCTCTGAATTGGGAAAGATTGACCAAATCCACTATTACTAACCTGTTGAATCTCATCGGTCAATTCATGGGCTGGTTTAGTTTGTAAAGATTCTTGTTTTAACAATGTATCTGGACGTTTTATAGCGATGTTGGACAAGTTGTGTCCGAAACGTGATGCAGTTTCTAGTCTTGTCTGCAACAAGTCATTCATCTTTGCTTGTAACAGATTCAATCTGTTGCTATCCTTTGATGTGAGGGTGCCGTACTTAGATTGGATCTCTAGTTTAGTTGCCTCAAATTTATCTTGCTGAAACTCTTGATTCTCTATTTGTTTTTGTGTTTGGTCTAAGTTAGAGTAACTTTTCGGCTGAAGTGCCGTTGCTGATGAAAACTGGTTGATGGCTGATAATGGCGAGTATGAAGCCTGACTATTATAAGTTGATGAATTATTTAGCCCAGAACTGCAATTTAAAATTGCATGACTGCGGACACGCAACCTTTCGCTCATACATAACTCCAGCTAGGAAGCGGTGAGATATCTATAAAAATAATCTCATACTGGTTAATTCTAATCTAATAGACTTAAGTCGAAACTTTAGCCATAAGATATCACAATCGAACAGATTGTGCCTTGGATTGAAGTGAGCAGTAGAAGTAGATATAAGGTAAATTCTGGTTGATCACTAACTAAAACTCTTATTGGGCAATGGTTACAGCTTTTAATCTAGTGAAACTGACACTACAAAGGATGAGAAACTTATGCCAAACTTCTGTAAACCATAAACTCAATAGCCTTGATAGGCTACGGCATTAATATGAAACAGATTCAATGGCGGGTACTTTGGACCCTGAATATTGGGATATTCTTAATTAATTTGCAAATTGCACAGGCATATAAGCATAGAAAATCGTTTTCACAATCAGCAACAGAAGTAATTTCTGTAAATAACTCAAAAGAACTACCCCCTCGATTAGAACAACAACCTTTTTTAATTGCTGCACCTGAGAACTTTAATCCTGGTTTACAAATACCACCACCATTACCAAAGCCATCACCAATTCCTATTACCCCATCAACTTCTTCTGAACCAGTTAAGCCATTTGCTGTTTTAGAAAGCATCGAAACTAACTTTCGTAATGATACAGATAACTTCGGTCAACATAATTTGTTCATCGAACCAACATTCCAGTTTCGTTTGCCTAATGGCAATAAAATACTGTTCAGTACAGGTTTCGACTTTTTTGAACAACGCAGTGTAGAGTCAATTAGCAATATTCCTTTAAAAATAGGTTGGCAAGGAAAAAATGGACAAACGACACTGCTAACAACAGCAGGAATTGATATCTTCAACCGTTTACCAACAGCTATAAATTTCAATGCTCAAGTTGAAACCCCAATTGTCCAGCCGCAAGTTTCTTCTTCAGGAAAATTAGTTTCAGGTTTAATACTATCAGTAAATTTAGATAAAGAACCATATAAATTTAATGCCCGAACTTTAGACAACCAAATTAGTGCATGGCGCTTTGGCCCTAATTTATATTGGCAAATAGATGGTAGCACCAGTTTATTTTCATCATTGCGTTTAGGAAATTACAGCGATCGCAATTCTGAGATTCAGTCTTTTAGTAGGCTAGAACGCAAGTTTGGGCAATTTTCTGTAGCAGCTAACTTGTTCACCTGGAGTTACGATCGCAATGTAGAACGCACAAGTGGCTATTTTTCCCCACCAGATTTTTTGGTATACAACGCAGAAGTAGCTTGGGAGGGAGATATTGCCAAGTTCTTGCGCTGTCGGCTATCGGCAAATTTG
Above is a genomic segment from Nostoc sp. MS1 containing:
- a CDS encoding TspO/MBR family protein gives rise to the protein MTESNNSNGIIENFVNILMGVKTGNKQTSVTSIGNTQELDIKAVLVYKLGTITQIGAMVLALLGMEKLVMWIDHNSSMPNWFSTLLTVLFFGLLSLRSRLFSPLDNTRSRQTYDQVIRPRWSPPPLVFPIVWMMIAVLRVISSVLVWQQMNHQFLVLPFILFVVHLALGDTWNTIFTVERRLGAAVPVVILGPWLSAIVVTAIYWQTIAIAGITLSFSCVWLTVAAVLVLRIWQLNGSEPLYPLKLTLETKELEHR
- the gntT gene encoding guanitoxin biosynthesis MATE family efflux transporter GntT, giving the protein MHQDSGLVRYFFKLASVNVISNLMVPLAGLLDVMFLGHLTQIRHLAGVALATILFNYIYWTFGFLRMGTTGMVAQAIGRKDYQSVLLIGLRHGILALILGLVILVLQQPLQILGFAILNATPEVKESGINFYNALVWGAPATLINFVLIGWFLGQAKSSKILLLSAVGNCANVLLDYLFIVQWGWESRGAGLATAISQYLMLMVGAVLCSQEISFKQLSTLTGKLFELSAFKSALRLNGEIIIRTFVLISTMAMFTNFSSMLGTQILAANTVLMQVVGLAAYFIDGLAFATESLAGIYQSNANSNSLKQLLKISLIGSLIIGITVAVVFILAPTSLLKLLTSHTEVIINLRSYIPWLLPVLGFGAIAYALDGYFLGLTQGRILRESMLIATTIGFIPSAMTAWYFHNSHLLWLSMALFMAARAITLALHLPATLNK
- a CDS encoding S-adenosyl-l-methionine hydroxide adenosyltransferase family protein, translated to MLVHIIADYGFGDLAFAEVVQRIKLHLPDAEPILTPVPAFATLAASFCIAQLGLNQAPAGTIIYHNIAPREDDEQARPGNAGERLAFARLLTGVRIIGVNAGYTFSFVRDLAVELRWAAVAAEGSQFRSRDLFPEAAGAIALGLPDALDEEIPRSEIPDVPPNCIAYIDGYGNLKTTIKYEESKTHQSDTVLVQIGENQHKAIKSDGSFAVKTGQLAFAPGSSGWMNSQGEHTCWMEVFLRGGNAWESFNRPAIGTQINVS
- a CDS encoding DUF922 domain-containing protein, which gives rise to MSERLRVRSHAILNCSSGLNNSSTYNSQASYSPLSAINQFSSATALQPKSYSNLDQTQKQIENQEFQQDKFEATKLEIQSKYGTLTSKDSNRLNLLQAKMNDLLQTRLETASRFGHNLSNIAIKRPDTLLKQESLQTKPAHELTDEIQQVSNSGFGQSFPIQRQSKKNTAKPKTQTNFKRENKTYTITAKTLQEAADQISQREEAGETTWKPKYSVKTDENGNVTDATVDVTITVTMPTWPNAAKLPKAAKAEWERALKVLKAHEEKHVKLAQDKLKDVAKSLIGKSEAEAEATFNAALAELQQASDDYDTASDHGRNEGTDLDTSLDSP